Sequence from the Mycobacterium florentinum genome:
CCCAATCGGCCCCGAGTCATCGACGGCCACTGTCGCACCTTCGTTGCGAGTTTGGCGTCGACCGTAGCCATGACCTCGGGGTCGGTAATCAGGTCGGTGCGGTAAACGATCGTCTGGAACGTCGAGTAACTGATATCGCCGGCGCTCAACGCGGCACCGATGCGTGGCAGCCGATTTCGCATCGCGCGTGAATAGTTCAGGTAACTCGATGCCAGCCCTTGGCTGATGTGCAGTGCCGCGGCCACCTCCGCGGAGATCGCATCCCACGTGTCGGTTGACCAAGACTCGCGTTCCCCGCAGGCTCGCAGCCGCAGCAGGTCGAGTTCGCCGATCGCCTCGAGCCGCGCGCCGGCCGCCCGGTTCTCCGCACGTGACGCCGCGCGGATCCGATCGATGACCGACGCGGCGGCATCGTGTCGAGGCTCGAACATGCATTCGATCATAGTGCGCCGGTCCGACATTGATTCTGTTAAACGGGTTCGGGTGAGGATGGTCTTGGCCGTTCGCCGGTGACATTCATGTCGTGGAGGTGAATCGACCGGATCGGGCGGCCCGCCGGCGGCAGGGCAAGTCCGATCCGCTGGACGCCTACGCCGCTGCGCGGGCGGTGCTGGCCGGTCACGGTCTGGCCGTTCCCAAGGACCCTCAGACCAAAGCTCTCAAGGCGCTGCTGGTCGCGCGTCGCGGCGCGGTGAAGGGCCGCACCGCGGCGATCCAGCAGGTCAAAGACCTCCTCGTTACCGGACCGGCTGACCTGCGTGAGCGTTACCGCCGCTACACCACCACGTGCAGACTGCTGGCTGCACTGGCCCGATGCCGACCGGCCGCACACGACGACCCCGTCACCAAAGCGGTGCTCACTGCGTGCAAGGCCCTCGCCCAGCGCATCGAGGTCCTGCCATGCCAGATTGACGAGCTGACCAAGGAGGTTGACGCGCTGACCAACGCACTGAACCCGGCACTTCGCGCCGCTTGCGGCGTCGGCCCTGACACCGCCGCCCAACTGCTCATCACCGCTGGCACCAACGCCCATCGACTGCGTTCGGAGGCGGCATTCGCGATGCTGGCCGGTGTCGCACCCATTCCCGCATCGTCAGG
This genomic interval carries:
- a CDS encoding transposase, with protein sequence MEVNRPDRAARRRQGKSDPLDAYAAARAVLAGHGLAVPKDPQTKALKALLVARRGAVKGRTAAIQQVKDLLVTGPADLRERYRRYTTTCRLLAALARCRPAAHDDPVTKAVLTACKALAQRIEVLPCQIDELTKEVDALTNALNPALRAACGVGPDTAAQLLITAGTNAHRLRSEAAFAMLAGVAPIPASSGKTTRHRLSRGGDRAANNALHRIALVRWSHDPHTRDYAARQLAAGRSKKDVLRLLKRAIAREMFRHLTAPCPIDDYSDLRPSRQAQNITLTAAARQLGVWPTEISRLERGLKRDDTLATNYRAWLATQNIDAA